The window CACCCCGGATGCTCATCGCGAAGGCGTGGTCCCCCGCCGTCGTCCGCTGACCAGGTGCAAGACTGCACGCCATGTCGCGCGCGGTGGTCGATCTGCCCAAGGCGCACCTCCACCTGCACTTCACGGGGTCGATGCGGGTCTCGACGGTGCACGAGCTCGCGGCCCGGCACGGCATCCGGCTGCCCGACGCCCTGACGAGCGACTACCCGCCCCGGCTGAGCGCGCGCGACGAGCGCGGCTGGTTCCGGTTCCAGCGGCTGTACGACGCGGCGCGGGCCTGCGTGCGCGACGAGTCCGACCTGCGCCGGATCGTGCGCGAGGCCGCGGAGGACGACGCCGCCGAGGGCTCGCGCTGGCTGGAGATCCAGGTGGACCCGACGTCGTACGCCCCGTTCGTCGGCGGCATCACGCCCGCGCTCGAGATCGTCCTGGACGAGGCCCGGCTCGCGTCCGCGGCGGGACCCACCGGGGTCGCCGTCGTCGTGGCGGCCAGCCGCATCAGGCACCCGCTCGACGCCCGCACCCTGGCCCGGTTGGCGGCGCGGTATGCCGGTGAGGGACCGGGCGAGGTCGTGGGCTTCGGCCTCAGCAACGACGAGCGACGGGGCGTGACCGAGGAGTTCGCACCGGCCTTCGAGATCGCCCGCCGCGCAGGCCTGGCGCTCGTGCCGCACGCCGGGGAGCTGCTCGGCCCCACCGCCGTGGAGACGACGCTGGAGTCGATCCGGCCCGACCGCATCGGGCACGGCGTCCGGTCGGTCGAGGACCCGCGGGTCCTCGACCTCGTGGCCGAGTCCGGCGTGGCCCTCGAGGTCTGCCCGCGCAGCAACGTCGCGCTCGGGGTCTACGGCAGCGCGCAGGACGTGCCCCTGCGCACGATCGTCGAGCACGGCATACCCGTCGCGCTGGGGGCCGACGACCCCCTGCTCTTCGGCTCCCGGCTGGCACCGCAGTACGAGTCCGCGCGCGAGGACCTCGGGTTCTCCGACGAGGAGCTGGCGGACCTGGCCCGCGGCTCGTGGCGGGCGTCGAGGGCGCCGGAGGACGTGCGCAAGCAGGCCCTCGAGGGCATCGAGGCCTGGCTGGCGGGCTGAGGTCCGCCGCCCGCGTCAGAGGCTGGTGCCGACCAGCACTGGCTCGTTGACGAGGGTCACGCCGAAGGCGTCGTCGACGCCGTCGCGCAGCTCGCGCGCCAGCGCGACGATGTCGCGTGCGGTGGCCGCGCCCCGGTTCGTGACGGCCAGGGTGTGCTTGGTGGACAGGGCCGCCGGCCCCGGCATGCGGTAGCCCTTGCCGAAGCCGGCGTGCTCGATCAGCCACGCCGCAGAGGTCTTGACGTTGCCCTCGGCGTCGGCGAAGCGGGGTGGCGTCGGGCCCTCGGGCCCCAGCCGCTCGGCGGCCCGGCGCTCGAGCTCCTCGAACCGCTGCGGCGACAGGACCGGGTTGGTGAAGAAGGACCCGCACGACCAGGTGTCGTGGTCGGCCTCGTCGAGGACCATGCCGCGGCGGCGGCGCTGGGCCAGCACGGCCTCGCGGGCGTCCGCGAGCGGGACGCGGTCGCCCACCTCGACGCCGAGCTGGCGGGCGAGGTCGGCGTACGCGACGGGGCGGCTCAGCTCGCTCGGCACCAGCTGAAACAGGACGTCGAGGACGACGTAGCGGTCGGCGGCCTTGAAGACCGAGTGCCGGTAGGTGAAGGCGCAGTCGGCGTTGGCGACGGTGCGGACCACCTGGTCACGGCGGTCCCACACCCGCACCGAGGCGATCGTCTGGGCGACCTCCTGGCCGTAGGCGCCGACGTTCTGCACCGGGGTCGCCCCGGTGCCGCCGGGGATGCCCGAGAGCGCCTCGATCCCGGCCCACCCCTCGGCGACGGCCCGCGCGACGAGGTCGTCCCAGGGGACGCCTGCCGCGACGCGCACCATCACCCCGCCGCACAGGTCGGCGGACTCCACCTCGATGCCGTCTGTGGCCACCCGCAGGACGGTGCCGGGGAAGCCCTCGTCGGCGACGACGACGTTGGACCCGCCGGTGAGCACCAGCAGGGGCTCGTCGGCGTCGTCGACCTCACGCACCGTGTCGACGACCTCGTCGGTCGTCCCCGCGGTGACGAGCCGGGCGGCCGGGCCGCCGACGCGCATGGTGGTCAGGGGCGCGATGGGCGCGTCGTGCTCCTCGCGCATCAGGCGAGCGCCACCACCGCGAGGCACCGGCCCAGCGCCTTGGTGCCCTCGGCGGTCACGGTGAGCTCGACGGTGGCCCGGCGAGAGTCCTCGTCGAGGGACTTCACGGTGCCGGAGACCTCGAGGTCGGCGCCGTCGCGGGGGACGACCACCATCGAGGTGAAGCGGGTGCCGAACTCGACAACCCGGCCGCCGTCACCCACCCACTCCTCGAGCACGGCACCGGCCGCGCCCATGGTCCACATGCCGTGGGCGATGATGTCGGGCAGGCCCACCGAGCGGGCGAAGTCCTCGTCCTGGTGGATGGGGTTCTGGTCGCCGGAGGCGTTGGCGTAGGCGACGAGCGTGTCGCGGCCGACGTGCACCGTCGTGGGGCCGAAGGTGTCGCCGGCGGCGACGGCGTCGAAGCTGCGGACGGCCATGCTCACTCCCCTCCCCGGACGACGATGGTGGAGGTCGACGTGCACAGGGCCTCGCCGTCCTCGGTTGCGAGCTCGGTGCGGGTCGTGACCATCGAGTGGCCGCCGGCCTGGCGGATCGAGTCGACGGTGAGCGTGCCCACGACCGAGTCGCCGGCCGTGATGGGGCGGTGGTGGACGAACTTCTGCTCGCCGTGGACCACCCGGCTGTAGTCGATGCCGGCCTCGGGGTCGGCGACGTACTGCCGGTCCACCTGCTGGGCGATGCTCACCGCGAAGGTGGGCGGCGCGATGACGTCGCGGTACCCGGCGGCGCGGGCGGCGTCGGCGGAGGAGTGCACCGGGTCGTGCGAGCCGACCGCCTCGGCGAAGGCCGTGAGCATCGCCGCGTCCACGGCATACGGGCCACTGGGCGGGTAGGTGCGCCCCAGGAAATCTGCGTTGACGGCCATGGCGCCCACTCTAGGGGCGCGCCCGGACGGGCACCGACCCAGCCCACGGCACTTCTCCCCGACTTCCGCCGGCCCGGGGACGACGAAGCCGCCCGACGGACGGGTGGGGCTGGAATGGGCACGTGGCGGCCGCCGCCCCGGGGACGACGAAGCCGCCCGGCGGACGGGTGGTCCGGGGCGGCTTCGGGGGTGCGCCTGTCGGCGCGCTGCTCAGCGGGTCTCGCGGTGCAGGGTGTGCTTGCCGTCGCGAGGGCAGAACTTCTTCATCTCCAGGCGGTCGGGGTTGTTCCGACGGTTCTTCTTGGTGATGTAGTTGCGCTCCTTGCAGTCCACGCACGCCAGGGTGATCTTGGGGCGGACGTCTGCGCTCTTGCTAGCCACGGGGCAACCTGCTCTCGAAACTGACGGGGTCTGACACTCTGAAGACGTGGTCGGCCGCGCACGACGCGGCAGCGACACATCAGGGTACGCGACCTCGGGCCGAAACCTGAAATCGCCGTTGTAGCGGGAGCGGGGCTCGATCCCGCGACCTCACGATTATGAGTCGTGCGCTCTAACCAGCTGAGCTACCCCGCCTCGGGGTTCGACGCCCTGCGGCGCCGGACCAGAGCCCCCTGTCGGAATCGAACCGACGACCTTTTCCTTACCATGGAAACGCTCTGCCGACTGAGCTAAGGGGGCCTGCCCGTCCTGCGCAGGAGCCCTGCGCGGAAGTGCGACGGTGAGACTACAGGGTGAGCCCGCCGGGAGTGAAATCGACTGCCACCGCACCCGTCGGCGCCGACGCGGGGGCCGCGAGGGCGGCCCGGGAGGCCGGTCCGGCGAGCGAGTTCAGCGCCGGGCGCGGGCGGTTCAGAGCCGGGTCGCGGTGCGCACGAGGGCGGCCAGCGGCAGCGAGGTGCTGTGCGGCGGCCAGGCGATCACGGTCGTCACCCGCGGGGCGTCGACGACGGGCACGACGGCGTGCTCCGACCCGAGCTGGAGCCGGACGGACTCCGGGAGCACCGCACTGGCCCGGCCAAGCCCGACGAGCTGGAAGAGCTCGGTCGAGCCGTGCACCCCGAGGTCGTCGGCACTGCCGGCGGGCGCGGGGAACCGCAGCGGGGCGTCGGTGAGCGCCTCCACCTCCGACAGCTCGACCTGCTCGCGGCTCGAGAGCGGGTGGCCCGCGGGCAGGACGGCGACCTGCCCCTCGTCCTGCAGCACCTCGGTGTCCAGGCCCGCCGTGGAGTCGAACGGCAGGTGCAGCAGCGCCACGTCGGCGCGGCCGTCGCGCAGGATGCCCTCCTGCTCGCCGGTGCCGCAGAGCAGGAGGTGCACGGGGACGGCGCCCGGCTCGGCGGCATACGCGTCGAGCAGCTTGGCGAGCAGCTCGACCGAGGCGCCCGCCTTGGTGACCAGGACGAGGCCGGCCTCGCCGTCGGCCCCGGCGGCGCGGCGGGTGCGCCGCTCCGCGGCGGACACGGCAGCGAGCGCCGCACGCCCCTCGCGCAGGAGCACCTCGCCGGCCGGTGTCAGCGCCACCCCCCTGCTCGAGCGCTCGAACAAAGTGGCGCCGAGCCGGCGCTCCAGGCGCTGGATCGCCCGGGAGAGCGGGGGCTGGGCCATCCCCAGCCGCTGCGCCGCGCGCCCGAAGTGCAGCTCCTCCGCGACCGCGACGAAGTACTGCAGCTCGCGCGTCTCCACCTGCGCCACGGTAGCCCGCAGGGGCCGCGGGCGGCGATACCCGTGCGGTATCGCCGGCGACCGAACCGGTGTTGGCCGCGGGCGCCGGTGGGCACCGAGGGTGGACGCATGACACCAACCAACCCCACCTCATCCCCGAGCCGGCCGACCACCGCGCTGGTCACCGGCGCGAACAAGGGCATCGGCTACGAGATCGCAGCGGGCCTGGGCGCCCTCGGCTGGAGCGTCGGCGTCGGCGCCCGTGACGACGCCCGGCGCGAGGCCGCCGTGCGACGGCTGCGGGATGCCGGGTACGACGCCTTCGGGGTGCCCCTCGACGTCACCGACGACGACAGCGTCGCCGCGACCGCGGCACTGCTGGAGGAACGGGGCGGCCTGGACGTCCTGGTCAACAACGCCGGCATCACCGGCGGGATGCCACAGCTGCCCAGCGAGGTGACCGTCGAGCAGCTGCGCACCGTCCTCGACGTCAACGTGTTCGGGGTCGTCCGCACGATGCAGGCGTTCCTGCCCCAGCTCCGGCGGTCCGCCCACCCGCGGGTGGTGGTCATGTCCAGCGGGGTCGGCAGCCTCACCCGGCAGGCGGCCACGACCGACCCGCTGGCCACCGGCCCCGTCTCGGGCGCCTACTCCCCCTCGAAGACGTACCTCAACGCGGTCACGCTGCAGTTCGTCAAGGAGCTGGCCGAGCGCGGCGAGCAGCGGATCCTGGTCAACCTCGCCTGCCCGGGCTTCGTCGCGACGGACCTCAACAACTTCGCCGGCGTGCGCAGCCCGCAGGAGGGCGCGCAGGTCGCGATCCGGCTGGCGACGCTGCCCGACGACGGCCCGACCGGCGGCTACTTCGAGGACGCGGGCCCGATCCCCTGGTGAGCCGCGGTCAGCGGAAGGCCGAGACCCCCGTCAGCGCCTCGCCCACCACGAGGGTGTGCATCTCGACGGTGCCCTCGTAGGTCAGCACCGACTCGAGATTGTTCATGTGCCGGATGACGGGGTACTCCAGGCTGATGCCGTTCGCCCCGAGGATGGTCCGGGCCGTGCGGCAGATCTCGAGGGACTCGCGGATGTTGTTGAGCTTGCCGAGGCTGACCTGGGTCGGCGTGATGCTGCCGGCGTCCTTGCGACGGCCCAGGTGCAGGGCGAGCAGCTGGCCCTTGACGAGCTCGAGCGCCATGTCCGCCAGCTTCTGCTGGGTCAGCTGGAACCCCGCGAGCGGCCGACCGAACTGGTGCCGCTCCACGGCATACCGGCGGGCGGTCTCGAGCGAGGAGCGCGCGGCGCCGAGCGACCCCCAGACGATCCCGTAGCGCGCCTCGGTCAGGCACGACAGCGGGCCCTTGAGCCCACGCACCTCGGGGAAGGCCGCGCCAGCAGGCAGGCGCACGCCCTCGAGCACGAGCTCGGAGGTGACCGAGGCGCGCAGCGACATCTTGTGCTTGATCAGCGGGGCGGAGAAGCCGGGGGTGTCGGTCGGGACGACGAAGCCGCGGATGCCCTCGTCGGTCTGCGCCCAGACCACGGCGACGTCGGCGATCGAGCCGTTCGTGATCCACATCTTGGAGCCGTCGAGCACCCAGTCGTCGCCGTCGCGCCGGGCGCGGGTGCGCATCGAGCCGGGGTCGGAGCCGTGGTCGGGCTCGGTGAGCCCGAAGCACCCGATCGCCTCGCCCGCGGCCATGCGCGGCAGCCACTCCTGCTTGTGCTCCTCGCTGCCCCAGCGGTGGATCGCGAACATCGCCAGCGACCCCTGCACCGACACGAGGGACCGTATGCCGGAGTCGGTCGCCTCGAGCTCGAGGCAGGCCAGGCCGTAGTCG is drawn from Phycicoccus sp. M110.8 and contains these coding sequences:
- the rpmG gene encoding 50S ribosomal protein L33 → MASKSADVRPKITLACVDCKERNYITKKNRRNNPDRLEMKKFCPRDGKHTLHRETR
- a CDS encoding adenosine deaminase translates to MSRAVVDLPKAHLHLHFTGSMRVSTVHELAARHGIRLPDALTSDYPPRLSARDERGWFRFQRLYDAARACVRDESDLRRIVREAAEDDAAEGSRWLEIQVDPTSYAPFVGGITPALEIVLDEARLASAAGPTGVAVVVAASRIRHPLDARTLARLAARYAGEGPGEVVGFGLSNDERRGVTEEFAPAFEIARRAGLALVPHAGELLGPTAVETTLESIRPDRIGHGVRSVEDPRVLDLVAESGVALEVCPRSNVALGVYGSAQDVPLRTIVEHGIPVALGADDPLLFGSRLAPQYESAREDLGFSDEELADLARGSWRASRAPEDVRKQALEGIEAWLAG
- a CDS encoding acyl-CoA dehydrogenase family protein, which gives rise to MDRNPLDLAGIDDLLSDEEKAIRDTTRAFLDKRVEPHVADWFERGEVDDIRGLARELGGLGLLGMHLEGYGCAGLSSVDYGLACLELEATDSGIRSLVSVQGSLAMFAIHRWGSEEHKQEWLPRMAAGEAIGCFGLTEPDHGSDPGSMRTRARRDGDDWVLDGSKMWITNGSIADVAVVWAQTDEGIRGFVVPTDTPGFSAPLIKHKMSLRASVTSELVLEGVRLPAGAAFPEVRGLKGPLSCLTEARYGIVWGSLGAARSSLETARRYAVERHQFGRPLAGFQLTQQKLADMALELVKGQLLALHLGRRKDAGSITPTQVSLGKLNNIRESLEICRTARTILGANGISLEYPVIRHMNNLESVLTYEGTVEMHTLVVGEALTGVSAFR
- a CDS encoding MaoC family dehydratase N-terminal domain-containing protein, translated to MAVNADFLGRTYPPSGPYAVDAAMLTAFAEAVGSHDPVHSSADAARAAGYRDVIAPPTFAVSIAQQVDRQYVADPEAGIDYSRVVHGEQKFVHHRPITAGDSVVGTLTVDSIRQAGGHSMVTTRTELATEDGEALCTSTSTIVVRGGE
- a CDS encoding MaoC/PaaZ C-terminal domain-containing protein, which codes for MAVRSFDAVAAGDTFGPTTVHVGRDTLVAYANASGDQNPIHQDEDFARSVGLPDIIAHGMWTMGAAGAVLEEWVGDGGRVVEFGTRFTSMVVVPRDGADLEVSGTVKSLDEDSRRATVELTVTAEGTKALGRCLAVVALA
- a CDS encoding LysR family transcriptional regulator, encoding METRELQYFVAVAEELHFGRAAQRLGMAQPPLSRAIQRLERRLGATLFERSSRGVALTPAGEVLLREGRAALAAVSAAERRTRRAAGADGEAGLVLVTKAGASVELLAKLLDAYAAEPGAVPVHLLLCGTGEQEGILRDGRADVALLHLPFDSTAGLDTEVLQDEGQVAVLPAGHPLSSREQVELSEVEALTDAPLRFPAPAGSADDLGVHGSTELFQLVGLGRASAVLPESVRLQLGSEHAVVPVVDAPRVTTVIAWPPHSTSLPLAALVRTATRL
- a CDS encoding UDP-N-acetylmuramate dehydrogenase, translated to MREEHDAPIAPLTTMRVGGPAARLVTAGTTDEVVDTVREVDDADEPLLVLTGGSNVVVADEGFPGTVLRVATDGIEVESADLCGGVMVRVAAGVPWDDLVARAVAEGWAGIEALSGIPGGTGATPVQNVGAYGQEVAQTIASVRVWDRRDQVVRTVANADCAFTYRHSVFKAADRYVVLDVLFQLVPSELSRPVAYADLARQLGVEVGDRVPLADAREAVLAQRRRRGMVLDEADHDTWSCGSFFTNPVLSPQRFEELERRAAERLGPEGPTPPRFADAEGNVKTSAAWLIEHAGFGKGYRMPGPAALSTKHTLAVTNRGAATARDIVALARELRDGVDDAFGVTLVNEPVLVGTSL
- a CDS encoding SDR family NAD(P)-dependent oxidoreductase — translated: MTPTNPTSSPSRPTTALVTGANKGIGYEIAAGLGALGWSVGVGARDDARREAAVRRLRDAGYDAFGVPLDVTDDDSVAATAALLEERGGLDVLVNNAGITGGMPQLPSEVTVEQLRTVLDVNVFGVVRTMQAFLPQLRRSAHPRVVVMSSGVGSLTRQAATTDPLATGPVSGAYSPSKTYLNAVTLQFVKELAERGEQRILVNLACPGFVATDLNNFAGVRSPQEGAQVAIRLATLPDDGPTGGYFEDAGPIPW